The following proteins are encoded in a genomic region of Colletotrichum higginsianum IMI 349063 chromosome 9, whole genome shotgun sequence:
- a CDS encoding Complex 1 protein: MTAVNTELRRQVIAIYKGREYPLGYDYFRPRLHGAFRANAALRDEDAIRRGIERAEYVKKEIEAL, from the exons ATGACGGCCGTGAACACGGAGCTGCGGCGGCAGGTCATTGCCATTTACAAGG GCCGCGAGTACCCCCTCGGCTACGACTACTTCCGCCCGCGCCTGCACGGGGCCTTCcgcgccaacgccgcccttCGCGACGAGGATGCCATCCGCCGGGGCATCGAGCGGGCCGAGTACGTCAAGAAGG AAATTGAGGCTCTGTAA